The genome window GGCGTTTTTTCCTTCAAAAAAGCAGGCAATCCTTTTTTAACGAACGAAAAACTAAAAAAAATTAATACATAAAGGTGGTTACGCTCGAAATGATTTTTTCTCACCCAGAGCCTGCAAATTACAAGACCCGCATCTTGCCGGTGTTTATGCCTTTTGCCGGTTGTAAAACACGCTGTGTGTATTGCGCACAGACTGTTCAGACTGGAACAGCTGAAGCACAATTGAAAAATGTATACACTTCGTTACAGCAAAATCTTGCAAGCGCTGATAGTGGTTCCGGGTATGAAATAGCATTTTATGGTGGAACATTCACCGCACTGCCGTTTGAATGGCAACAGCGTTTTGTAGCGCTTGCAAAAGATTACAAAGAGTCCGGAGTGGTTACCGGAGTGCGCTGCTCTACACGTCCTGACGCAATTAATCAAGACCAGTTGCTGCAACTTAAAGACGCTGGTTTGCGTACTGTAGAATTAGGTGTACAAAGTTATAATAACAGAGTTTTAGCCAATAGCAAGCGTGGTTATGACGAAGAGACGATAGTGAGTGCTTGCAATACAGTAAAAGAGAGTGGTCTCACTCTCGGTATCCAGCTGCTTCCTGGGCTTCCGGGCATGGATGAAAATATTTTTCAGAACGATATTGATAAAACATGTGCTCTTTCTCCATCTGTTGTTCGGCTATACCCTTGCCTTGTGTTTAAACAGACTGTTTTAGCGTCATGGCATGCGCGTGGTGAGTTTTCTCCTTGGCAAATGGAAGAGACCGTGCAACGCCTCGGCAGAGGGTTGCTGGAGTTATGGAAGCACGGAATTCGCGTTATCCGCATTGGTGTGGCTCAGGAAGATGGGCTTACAGAGAATTTGATTGCCGGACCGTTTCATTCCGCTATGGGTAATATGGTACGTAGTGAAGCGTTGCGCTGTTTGCTTGAAGAAAAGATGCAGCAGTTGTCCAAGCCGTTTTCACGACTGTTTTTGCCTCAACGATACCAAGGAGAGCTTTGGGGCTACAAAGGAATTCACAGAAGTTTTTGGGCAGAAAAAGGAATGACACCGGACACGGTGTTA of Halodesulfovibrio sp. contains these proteins:
- a CDS encoding radical SAM protein, translating into MIFSHPEPANYKTRILPVFMPFAGCKTRCVYCAQTVQTGTAEAQLKNVYTSLQQNLASADSGSGYEIAFYGGTFTALPFEWQQRFVALAKDYKESGVVTGVRCSTRPDAINQDQLLQLKDAGLRTVELGVQSYNNRVLANSKRGYDEETIVSACNTVKESGLTLGIQLLPGLPGMDENIFQNDIDKTCALSPSVVRLYPCLVFKQTVLASWHARGEFSPWQMEETVQRLGRGLLELWKHGIRVIRIGVAQEDGLTENLIAGPFHSAMGNMVRSEALRCLLEEKMQQLSKPFSRLFLPQRYQGELWGYKGIHRSFWAEKGMTPDTVLSWKLPIFQMD